The following proteins are co-located in the Pyricularia oryzae 70-15 chromosome 1, whole genome shotgun sequence genome:
- a CDS encoding phosphoglucomutase produces the protein MEFKTVEFKSFTDQKPGTSGLRKKVTVFQQPHYSESFVTSILLSIPEGADGAFLVIGGDGRFYNPEVIQLIAKIGLAYGVKKLLIGQNGILSTPAASHVIRKRKATGGILLTASHNPGGPKNDFGIKYNLANGGPAPESVTNKIYETTKTLTSYKIASIPDIDITNIGTKTYEGLEVEVVDSCEDYTAMLKDIFDFDLIKKFFASNSDFKVLFDGLSGVTGPYGKAIFQEELGLGAESTQNCEPSPDFNGGHPDPNLVYAKSLVDVVEEKKIPFGAASDGDGDRNMIYGAGAFVSPGDSLAIIAHHAKLIPYFKKNGVFGLARSMPTSGAVDLVAKKQGLNCYEVPTGWKFFCALFDADKLSICGEESFGTGSNHIREKDGLWAIVAWLNIIAGLGVEHPDVTPSIKQIQLDFWKEYGRTFFTRYDYEDVDSEGANKLVKTLQEKMADSSFVGSKIGDLTVTEAGDFSYTDLDGSVSKNQGLYVRFSSGSRIVVRLSGTGSSGATIRLYIEQYSDDASTYEKDAQDFLGPEIKFATELLKFKEFVGRDEPDVKT, from the exons ATGGAATTCAAGACAGTCGAGTTCAAGTCCTTCACGGACCAGAAGCCCGGAAC ctcTGGTCTTCGCAAGAAGGTCACAGTGTTCCAGCAGCCTCACTACAGCGAGTCTTTTGTGACTAGCATTCTCCTTTCCATCCCCGAAGGAGCCGATG GCGCCTTTTTGGTGATTGGCGGTGACGGACGCTTCTACAACCCCGAAGTCATCCAGCTCATTGCAAAGATCGGACTGGCATATGGCGTCAAGAAGCTCTTGATCGGCCAGAACGGCATCCTTTCCACCCCTGCTGCCAGCCATGTCATTCGCAAGAGGAAGGCCACTGGTGGTATCCTGCTCACAGCTAGCCACAACCCTGGTG GCCCCAAGAATGACTTCGGAATCAAGTACAACCTTGCCAACGGTGGCCCGGCCCCTGAGTCCGTCACCAACAAGATTTACGAGACCACCAAGACTCTCACCTCGTACAAGATTGCATCCATCCCGGATATTGACATCACCAACATCGGAACCAAGACCTACGAAGGTCTCGAGGTCGAGGTTGTTGATAGCTGCGAAGACTACACAGCCATGCTCAAGGACATCTTCGACTTTGACCTGATCAAGAAGTTCTTTGCGAGCAACAGCGACTTCAAGGTGCTTTTCGACGGTCTCTCGGGTGTCACCGGTCCGTACGGTAAGGCCATCTTCCAGGAGGAGCTTGGGCTCGGAGCCGAGAGCACTCAGAACTGCGAGCCTAGCCCGGACTTCAACGGTGGCCACCCCGACCCGAACTTGGTTTACGCCAAGTCGCTCGTCGACGTGgttgaggagaagaaaaTTCCCTTTGGCGCAGCTTCGGACGGCGATGGTGACCGCAACATGATTTACGGCGCGGGCGCCTTCGTCTCACCCGGTGACAGCTTGGCAATCATTGCGCACCACGCCAAGCTGATTCCCTACTTCAAGAAGAACGGCGTCTTTGGGCTGGCACGCAGCATGCCGACCAGCGGCGCCGTCGACCTTGTCGCCAAGAAGCAGGGTCTCAACTGCTACGAGGTGCCAACGGGCTGGAAGTTCTTCTGCGCcctcttcgacgccgacaagTTGTCCATCTGCGGTGAGGAGTCTTTCGGTACTGGAAGCAACCACATCCGCGAGAAGGACGGTCTCTGGGCCATCGTGGCCTGGCTCAACATCATTGCTGGTCTTGGTGTTGAGCACCCTGATGTCACCCCCAGCATCAAGCAGATTCAGCTCGACTTCTGGAAGGAGTACGGCCGTACATTTTTCACCCGCTACGACTACGAGGATGTCGACTCCGAGGGTGCAAACAAGCTCGTGAAGACGCTGCAGGAGAAGATGGCCGACTCTAGCTTTGTCGGCAGCAAGATCGGAG ACCTTACTGTCACGGAGGCGGGCGACTTTTCGTACACGGACCTCGATGGCTCCGTTTCCAAGAACCAGGGCCTGTACGTGCGCTTCTCGTCAGGTAGCCGCATTGTCGTCAGGCTGTCGGGCACAGGATCCAGCGGCGCGACCATCCGCCTGTACATTGAGCAGTACAGCGACGATGCCTCGACGTACGAGAAGGACGCGCAGGACTTCCTTGGGCCCGAGATCAAGTTTGCGACTGAGCTTCTCAAGTTCAAGGAGTTTGTTGGCCGGGACGAGCCGGATGTCAAGACCTAA